The segment GTGAACATTAAGGAACTTTAAGGTCTTACAAAAATAATGGAGGGAAATGATCAGCAAATCATTCTTCTGCTTTTTCTTCCTCTACTACTTCTTCGCCTTTTTCTTTAAGAAGTGTTTCCAGATCCTCGATCTTTTTCTGAAGGGCCTCTATTTCCTCTTTAGAAGCAAGGTCGGATTTACCAAAGACTTCCTGAACCTTTGAAGAGATCTTATCTTCGAGATCTTCCTGCTGTTGTTTTTGTTTCTCAAGCAGGTCCTCTACAAACTTCTTGCCTTCCTCTTTGTTGAAATCACCGTTCTCAACAAGCTCTTTCACATATTCATCGATCTTCTCTTCAGTGATCGCATACATACCAAGGCCAAAAAGTCCTAACTTCTTCATAGTGTCTATCATCAATATTTAACCTCCCGTAATAGAAGTTAACTTTTTTAGGATATATAGTTTGTGAAAAATAGTTTAAAAAAGAATAGCGGAACGGCATATGAAAGCCATTTCCAATGTAAAATGATTAAGATGCAAGCTCTTCGATGGTGTGCTCAAGATATCTTGCACCACTCATTTCGATGAACTTCTGGCAGACTTCCCTGGCATCGCCATCCATAATAATGGAACCGTTATCGAAAAGGACGGCCCTGTGTGCCACTTCCTTCACAAAGTCCATGTGATGGCTCACGAGTACAATGGTCGTTCCGAATTCTGCATTGATCCTCTTCAGGGAATTGGTTACATCCCTTAATGTTACAGGATCAAGATCACCAAATGGCTCATCCAGCATGAGTATCTCAGGAGATGTTGCCAGTGCAAGTGCTATGTAGGCCCTGACATGTTC is part of the Methanococcoides methylutens MM1 genome and harbors:
- a CDS encoding phasin family protein, whose protein sequence is MIDTMKKLGLFGLGMYAITEEKIDEYVKELVENGDFNKEEGKKFVEDLLEKQKQQQEDLEDKISSKVQEVFGKSDLASKEEIEALQKKIEDLETLLKEKGEEVVEEEKAEE